One Callithrix jacchus isolate 240 chromosome 4, calJac240_pri, whole genome shotgun sequence genomic window, tgACAcaaaatcttactctgtcacccaggctggagtgcaatggtacaatctcagttccctgcaaacttcacctcctgggttcaagcaattctcaaacctcaaccttctgagtagctggaattacaggcacgcaccaccatgtccagttaatttttgtttttttttgtaatagagacggggttttgccatgttggccagactggtcttgaactcttgacctcagatgatccgccaacctcagcatcccaaagtgctggaattacaggtgtgaaccaccttgccctgcctgaaaaattctaaaatttatgtaaaagaTGTTTACCTAAAAACAGTTATATTTCTCAGTGAGATATAATTTCACACCCAGTAGGCTGGCTATAGtaaaaaagagataataataagtgttgacaaggatgtgggaAAAATTGGAACTCTCATACCCAGCTGTTAGAGTGTGAAATGGTACAgcattttggaaaatagtctgACAGATCTTCCAAAGGTTGATCATGGAGTTACtttatgactcagcaattctaatTCTAGGTTTATagcccagaaaaatgaaaatctatgTCTACACAAGAACTTGTtcaccaatgttcatagcagcactattcgtAATAAATAGCCAAAcaataacaatgacaacaacaacaaaaatggaaatggcctaaaatgtccatcaactgatgaaaggaaaataaaatgtaatatatacatccatatattagaataaaaaggaatttgaaaataaaaagggataaagtactgatatgtgctacaacatggatgaaccttgaaaacattgtgctaaatgaaagaagccagtcacaaggACCACAtggtgtattatttcatttatatgaaacgTACAGAATAGGTAAGTCCTTAGAGACAAAAAATAGATGATTGGCTGCTTAGGGATGGGGTGGAGTAGGGAAGGGTTTCGAAAGAAATTGGGAGTGGCAGCTCATGGCTTTGGGCTTTCTTTTGcggttgatgaaaatgttctgaaattaattatggtgttggttttgttttgttttgtttttaagtagagacagggttttgccatgttggccagactggtcttgaactcctgacctcagatgatctgcccacctcgctaTACTAAAAACTACTCCCTGGGttgtacatttctttatttttatttcatttgattattttattaattttgtgagTACATTGTAGGTATATGTGTTTATGAGATACATGACatattttggtacaggcatgCGGTGTGTCATAATCACATCATAGAAAACTGGGTATCCAttctctcaagcatttatcctttgtgttacaagcaaTCTAATTacactcttttaattatttttaaatgtacaattaagttattaccagctgggcacagtggctcatgcagtactcctagcattttgagaggccgaggcaggcagatcacctgaggtcaggagatcgagaccaacctgatcaacatggtgaaaccccatctctactaaaaatacaaatactagccaggcgtggtggtgcatggctgtaatcccagctacccaggaggctgaggcaggagaatctctggaacccaggaggcagagactgcaatgagccgagatattgtgccactacactccagcctgggcaatggaaggagactccatcataaaaaaagaaaaagaaaaattattattgactatagtccccTGTGGTGCTGACAAATACTAAGTCTTATacattctttctaactatttcTTTGGacctattaaccatccccacATGTCACCCCCAGctctactcttcccagcctctggtagccatcattttactttctctgtccatgagttcaattgttttgatttttagatcccacaaataagtgagaacatgtgatgtttgtctttctatgcctggcttatttcacctaacaaatgacctccagttccatccatattgttgcaagtGACAAgatgtcattctttttcatggcctaatagtactccattatgtatacgtatcttttctttttttttcttcgttTTCTCACTACTACACTAATGAGgagtatatgtacattttctttatccattcatctgttgatggaaactttggttgcttccaaatcttggctattgtgaacagtaccgCAATAAACTATAGTTATTAGTTTCtattggttcatcatttagtctttccaCTTGAAGACAAGAGTTGTTTACCTCCCACCATTACAGTGTTAcactattctgtgtttttctataTACTTACTATCACCGTGAGTTCTGTACCTTCAGGGGATTTATTCTCACTCACTGACATCCCTTTCTTTCAGAttaaagaactccctttagcatttctagTAGGGTgatctggtgttgatgaaatccctcagcttttttttttggtctttatttctcctttatgcctgaaggatattttcactggatatactatTGCAGCgtaaaagtttttttccttcagcacttcaaATGTGTCATGCCACTGTCTCCTGCCCTgcaaggtttccactgaaaagtctgctgccagacttATTGATGCTTCGGGAGTTTGAtcattaaatgccttgaggtagtcttctttgagtCGAATCTGCTTGGCattctataaccttcttgcaTTTGAATGTTGATATCTTTCTATAGGTTTGGgaaattctgttatttctttaaataaactttctacctctatctcttctctacctcctctttaaggccaatagctcttagatttgcccttttgaagcTGTTTTTTATATCTcgtaggcatgcttcattgtttttattcttttttcatttgtctggTAGAATGTTATTTATCTGATAGACTTCTGAATTATTTCTCTGTACGATCTTGAATTTGTTggtctcctctgactgtattttcaaGTAGCCTGTCTTCAGGCTCACTAATTattttgcttgatcaattctacTATTCAGAgactctgtattttctgaaaaattaaagtaaatagaattttttaaaggctgggtcagtgactcatgcctgaaatcccagcactttgaaaggccaaggcgggcagatcaactgagatcaggagttcaaaaccagcctggccaacatggcaaaaccccatttgtactagaaatacaaaaattagccagctgcatggtggtgggcacctgtaatcccagctactcaggagggtgaggcaggagaacctcttgaacccaggagacagaggctgcagtgaactgagattgtgccactgcactccagcctgggtgacagactgagactctgtttgaaaaaaaaaaagaaaacagaaaaaaatttcaaaagagtctgatgcattcttcagcatgtcaattgtatttttcatctccAGGATTTCTgcatgattctttttaattatttcaatcttcttgttaaatttatctgatagaattctgaattctttctctgtacTATcttgaatttgtttaagttttctcAAAACACCTAtttttctgtctgaaagatcATATCTCTCTTTTTCCCCAGGATTGGTCCCTGATagcttatttagttcatttgatgaGGTCATGTGTTCCTAGATGGTATTGATGCTTATGGATGTTTGTCGGTATCTGGGCACTGCAGAGttgggtatttattgtagtcttcacagtctgggcttgtttgtgccTGTCCTTCTTGGGAAACCCAGTAATACTCTGGTTTTCTAGAATCTTAGAAGTGTTGCCTtagtggtcttggataagatctggaagaattttCTGGATTATCAGGCATAgactcttgttctttttgcttactttctcccaaacatacagaatctctctctctgtgttgAGCCACCTGGAGCTGGGGGTGTGGTGAcgcaagcacccctgtggccaccaccactgggactacgctgggtcagacctgaagccagcacagcactgggtcttggcCAAGGGCCTTCCCTTCAGGGTGACAAGTTACCCTAGGCCCAGAGCTTGTCCACAGGTGCTGTCTGGGAGCCAGGGATTGAAGTCAAAAACTTTGGTAATTTACCTGATGTTCTGTTCTACTGTGCCTAAGCGGGCACTCACACCACAATACAACGTCCCTCTCACTCACACCACAATACAACATCCCTCTCACTCACACCACAATACAACGTCCCTCTCACTCATCCCTCCTCTTTTCTCAGGCAGGAGTATCTCCCTACGGCAGCACCACCACTAGTCCACCGTGATTCTGCCAGGTCACCACCAATGTTCACTTAAAGCCCAAAggcggctgggtgcagtggctcatgcctgtaatcccaacactgtgggaggctgaggctgctggatcacttgaggtcaagaggtcaagaccatcctgaccaaaatggtgaaaccctgtctctactaaaaatacaaaaattagccaggtgtggtagtgggtgcctgtaatcccagctacttgggaagcaggagaattgcttgaacccgggaggtgaagattgcagtaagtccaggtggtgccactgcactccagtctgggtgacagaacaagactctgtctcaaaaaaattaaaattaaagcccAAGGCCTCTACCGTCAGCTTGTGGGGAATGTTGTCAGGCCTGAGACTTACCTTTCAGGACAGCAGGCTCCCCTCTGGACCTGCCCTGAGTTGGAGGGGCAGGTCCAGAACAGAACCTAGGCCTAGACTTGGGGACTCCAAGAGGCTGCTTATGGCTCTACCTAccatggctgagctggtacctaaggtacaagacaaagtcccctggacatttccctctgcttttctcaaaccaCAGTTGTCTTTCACCATAGCCACcatagctgggaatgtgctgggtcactCCTGAAGCCAACACATCGCCGAGTCCCACCCAAGGCCCACAGTGTACTACCTGGTTATTGCTGCTAGTTATTCAGGGCCTCAGGGCAAAACTagagtcagcaggtgatgaatcctgccagcaCTGGGCCCTTCTCTTCAAGGCAGCAGCTTCCCTTTTGGACCAGGTGTGTCTAAAAATGTCATCTGGGAGGTAGGGCCTGGAATGGGGCCCTCATGACTCTGCCTggtgccctatcctactgtggctcagctggtatccaagatgcaagaccaAGTCCTCTTTATCCGTTGCTTACCTCTCCTTAAGCAGAGGGAAGGAGTCACTTTTGTTACTAGGAGCTGCACTGCCTGGGATTGGAGAAGGGGTGGCACAAACCCTCTCGTAGCCATGCCAGCTGGCATCTCCCTAGGTCAAGTGCCACCCTAGTCCATTGGCTATAAGTCCAGCCCAGCATGAGGAGTTGTCTAGGAATTCCAGTACCTGTGTCCTAGACtgcctgtccttttttttttctcttttgtagagatatggtctccttatgttgcccaggctggtctcagactcctgggctcaagtgtccctcccacctcagcctccccaaatgctgggattataggcgtgagccaccgcgcccggtcagtTTGGATTAAATccataaatttatatgtattagTTGTATAGTAGTGTATATATAGAAGAATATTATTTAATGCTCAAATGCTGTTTAATAAATTcataagataaacaaaattgcatTAAGTAGGAATCCCTTAACGTCCTTTAGACACTGAGAGGGTGTCCCAGGAAAAGAGGGGGACACCTGAGTTTGAAGGCAGGAGACAGATATTTAAGGGGTCACTAACATACTAGATGGGTTTTATCTTCCTAGACTCATCATCTTTGCACCTATTAATCATGAACCGAGTTAGTTCTGCTGAATTCATCATAGGACAATGTCCTAGTGGACAGGAAGACTCAGGGGAAGTGGGTTTTAACTAGGTGAGGCGAGAGGGATCATGGTCTTGAGTAGCCAGGGAGTGGTTTAAACGCAGAATTCAgagaagggagggacagaggaagaggTGCTAAAGAAACCACcctctggccgggtgcagtggctcacacctgtaaatgcagcactttgggaggctgagatgggcgaatcatgaggccaggagatggagaccatcctggccaacatggcgaaaccctttctctactaaaaaatataaaaatttgttgtaattccagctactcaggaggctgaggcaggaggatcacttgaaccagggagttggagtttgcagtgaaccaagattattccactgcactccagcctggtgacagagctagaaaaaaaaagaagaaagaaagaaagaaaagaaaaagagtaagtaCATCTTAGAATTGCAAGAATTGAAATAAATAACCCTGTAACATTTAGTTCATGGTAAATACATAAAGgaatctattattattatcacccaacagtgtgtgtgtgtaaaaaatgtcttttttactGACAAATGATTGAGTGAATGCAGTTTGTTTGCAGGATGAAACATTTAAATGAGAAGCCAACTCAACTCTTCCTCTTGATCTTGGAGTCATTCTCTCAAGTGTAATTCCAAGTCCAAAGCATCACATCAACCTTATCAGTCGACTGCGGTGTCAACTACAGCCACTGCACCAGACCAGCCTTCCTCTGTGGGACTCGGAACTATCCTGTGGTCCTGCGGGGACCGCCTCACTGGGACAGTGCGGTACATTAGGATCCATCCCTTATGATGGTTCAGGGTTTTCCAGTCTCTAAGGCCCCTTATCATTATCTTACCTACTCTTCCTAGCAACCCTGTGAGGGAGGCTGAGAAAAACCAAGGTCCAAAGAGATCAATGACTTGTCTGAGGTGACCTAGTACAGAGGGTTGCATGGCAGGAGGAGAAACTTGGTCTCCTAACTCCTAGGACAGGAGAAATGAATGAGTCCTGTACTCCAGCCACCGCTTCCACCAATTAACcactaataaaaatgtaaagatccGAATGCCAGCAGGGGTCCCTGTTGCAAATATTAGGACCTTTCTTATATCACAGATTACTGAAAACACTCCCCCTCTTTCTgttgtagttgttgttgtttggtttttgggtttttcttttctgagacagagtttcctttttgtcacccaggctaaagtgcagtgacagaatgtcagctcactgcaacttccacctcccgggttcaagcaattctcctgcttcagcctcccaagtagctgggattacaggcatctgccaccatgccaggctaatttttatatttttagtagagatggggtttcaccatgttggccaggctggtcttgaactcctgacctcagatgatccgcccacctcggcctcccaaagtactggcgtgagccaccgcacctggcatttttttctattttgagtgtcttgctctgtcacccagactagagtgcagtggaatgatcacagcttcctgcagcctcaacctctcaggctcaggttatcctcccacctcgcctcctaagtagctgggaccacaggcacaccaccatgccaagctaatgtccaattttttagtttatttttgctcttatgatgattattactatttttgagacagagtctctctctgtctcccaggccggagtgcagaggcacaatctcagttcactgcaacctccaccttccaggttcaagcaattctcatgcctcagcctcccctgtagctgggactataggcgtgcaccaccatgcctggcttatttttgtatttttagtagagacggggtttcatcatgttggccaggctgatctccgcctgcctcagcctcccgaagtgctgggattacaggtgtgagccaccatgcctactcttaattttttttaagtgcacgagctaattttttaattactatttgtAGAGAggaagtctccctatgttgcccaggctggtctagaacacctgggctcaagtaatccttctacctcagtgctgagattacagacgtgagccaccatgctcagttccACTTCTTTAAAGCAACCACTAACCTTAAGCCAAAGACCACCCGGGGGGACTGGCCACATCCCCCGGATCTTCTATCCTTGCGGTCTGTCTTCCTTGAGCCACCAGCACCCGAGCATCAGATGAACTTCACTGCTCTGGCTCGGTGTTGCCTGTGTGTGCGCCTTGGCTCcccaccctctctgggcctcagtgtctcCCCTGTGCAGTGGGCCCAGCAGCGCCCACCCAATGGGGTTCTTGTGAGGATTTGCTGGAAGAATGTATGTGGAAGTGCCTTGTCCAGAACCTGGCCCATATGTAAgtataataaaagtttattgtTATTTCTGGTAATTGCATATTGTACTTGAACAATCCCTGGGcagataatgagaaaaatgaggtttGAGTCACCGCCTCTGTCACTTGTAACCCTGTGTGAGTTGCTTAATCCTTCTAAGTCTTAGTTCCTCCATCtgtaaaaatcttatttttttttttttttttgagatggagtctcactctgtcacccaggcatgatctcagctcactgcaacctccaattcctgggttcaagtgattctcctccctcagcctgctgagtagctgggattacgggcacccaccaccatgcctggctaatttttgtatttttagtagagacgaggttttaccatgttggactaggctggtctcaaactcctgacctcaggtgatccacccgcctcagccttccaaagtactgggattacaggcttgaaccaccatgcccagccgcaaAAATCTTATAATACTTTCCTCACAGAGAgtaatgaggattaaatgatgaACGGCACAGAGTATTTTGGGGCTGAGAAGGGCTCATGAGGTTCGTGAGAAATGTCAGGGAGGCTCCGGGAGGCCCACAGTCTACCTAGGAGTGTAGATTAGACTGCATGCAGCCATGTGGCTCAGGAACTGagtggaagaagagagaggaggagagtggggagagacagagagagagacaggatcaGCCATTCCTTCAGTGCCTGCTCAGTGCCTGCCCTGGGCCAGACCCTGTTCTCAGTGCTGGGGgtgcagcagtgaacaaaagagacaaagcctCTGTCCCCGTGGTGCTTATGCTCTAGTGAGTCTGGGGAACAGAGCAGGGGACTGTGGACAAAGTGTAAATGTGCAAATAGGAATGACTACGGAGAGGAGGCAACCAGGAGGAGCAACAGAGAGAAATGAGACTCCAGGCTAGAGAGAATGACCTTGGGCTGTGGAAGAGGCAGGTGCTCAAAACAGCACGACACCCCTCACCCTAGGGCAGGGAGAAACCAAGAGAGTCCAAAGTGGGAAAAGAATCAGGTGAAGAGGTTGAGGTGATGAGGAAGGGAGTGTGGCTGCTGATGGGGAAGGTGGGCTCTGGGGAAGGTGGGCTCTGGGGAAGGTGTTCTAGGAGGGACTTCTCAGTGCAGGGTGGAGCCTTATGGCAGACGCTGGGGCCGGGCATCTTCTCTGGAAATCCCTTGAGTTCTGGTGTTTTTCCtactcccttctcccctcccacaAGCTGCCCAACTCCCAGGGACCTGGCTGGGTGGAGATTACATACACCTGGACCACTGCAGGCGTGGCACGGGGAAAAGAGGATCCAGAACCAAACCACCTCCCACCCACACCTGCTAATTTCGTCTGCACTTTTGTAGCCTGACCCTTCACTGCCCTCACTCCAACTCCTGTGTGAGGATGCTGAGCTCCTGGGAAAACCAAAGGGAGAGCAGGCGAGACCATAATGTGACCAAAGGATGAGACTGTGTCATCGCTTGGGAATAAAAGCATCAAATGCCACCCCAGGTGGGACTGTTGGCTCCAAcgttttttctcccttttctttctcccttttctcttttcctttatcaAGGTCTGCTGTTTACTCAGCAAATGTTCAAAGTCTGTGGTTCTCTTGGACACAATGTGCTAAATGATGCATGTAAGGGAGGAGATCAATGCATCCTCCGCTTCCAAGAAGCTTGACTTTCCGGGGAAGAAAAGAAGCGAAGCGCAGACATTATgacttggctttctgtttctgtgaattgcAAGGAATTCTGTCCACCTGGTCCTGGAGCCACCTTCAGGGACCTCACCCTTCCCCCTGCTGTAGGTGCCATGTCAATCAGTCCTGCTGTGCCTCCTCCCCCTTTCAGATTCCAGCACAGTTCTGGAACAGTCTCCCACCTGCCTGAGGTGAGACTGTGAGGCTCCACCTTCAAGCACCCGGGTGTTGATCCTCTACAAAGGATGGGATAGCAAGAGAGCGTCTGCAGGGGCCCCTGGAGGGATGTGGGGATGGCTAGAAAACGGGAATGGACAGACTCACTTCAGCTTATGCCCAGAAACAAAGACACCGAGGAGAAGCAAATTCCAtaagtgcttttattttattggagatgagcAGGGGAGGCAGTGAAAAGTGGGGATTATGCTGGAAACACGCTGACAGGGCCTGGATTGAGCCCACACAACAGGGGCGGGAGCAGGACTTCCTTCTCTAACTCCCAGTGTTGGGTTTCCCTCTGTCGTGCTCTAGCCCCACTGCAACCCAGGGCGTGCAGGATTAGGGAAGCTGGCTGGGATGTTCCAAGAAGAGCCAGGAGGCTGGAGAACTCCGGGAGGAAATGGATGATTGATACCTGGGTATAGATGAATACTTCCCCAGCTGCCTCCTGGATACCGATTCATATTCCCCCAGCTGCCTCCTGGATATCGATTGGTATTTCCCCAGCTGGTACCTGGGGGTTGATTATTGATGCCCCAGATTCCCCCAGGGTATGGCATGGGCCTCATTCCCCAACCAGTCCCagggcctccacctccccaggacACACTGGGATTCAGGGTCCCCCAGGGGTGACCAGGCAGAAGCCTGTGGATAAGAGACCAGAAAGGGTGTTGGGAAAGGATTTTTCCCCTGGCTCCCAGCGGATTAGAAGGGGGCAGTCGTCTGGACTCCAAGTCGTGGTAGAGGACTAAAGCCTTGGACGAGGGGTCAGTGGGGTCGGCAGAGGACTCCCCAGGCAAAGGGTCACTGCCTGGAGGGAGGGCCGCGGCATTGGACAGGTAAGAGAGTTCTTCAGGCATCACTCCCCCTAGGTGATCCTCAGCTACAGCAGCCATCATCTTCCAAGGATCCTCGGGGGGCCAGGAATCCACGGCAGGCAGCCCCCGGGATGGAGGCCACCTCTGCACCCCAGAACCTCCTGCAGGGGACAAGCCATCAGGTGGAGGTGCACTGAGCTTCAGAGGAACCCTTGCCAAATCATTAGACCTAGGGTCCAGGGAGGGCTGAGGATGTTCAGAGTTAAAGGGGCCTGTCAAGGAAGGCTGTCCAACCCGAGGCAAGCTGGTCCCCAAGTTTTGGGAAACTTTCTCCTCCATGACACCGATGCTCCGGGCAAAGAGGCCTGAGGGAAAGAGAAGATAAAGCAACCAATGGTCTCCCTTCCTGGATTCCCTCATTCCCTCTGCTTCCCCTATGCctattcttccttttccctcagGGACCCAAATGTGTACACTCCTGCCTTTATTTCTTCCCTTAACTCCTCTTTCCTGGGGGACCTCCAGTGCCTCCTGCCCAAGGGTCAAGCATGGCCTCCGTACCTGGGAGATGAAGACAGACCAGGAGCAGGCCCAGAGGAGCGCAGCTCCCTGCCACGCGGCCCTGCATCCTGCTCAGCACCCGCATCTCCCTCAGCCCCAAGACAGCCAGCTTTTATCCTGGTAGCGGGGCGGGGGACAGCAGAAACAGGCTGGGCTAGTAGCTATGGAGACAATGAACCTCCACATTCCACCCTCATTCCTAATGTGGTCTGTGGCAACAGGTGCCACTTGAATGAATGTCCCAGAGGAAGCTGGGTGTCTCCTGCCCTGGCGCCTTTCCTTGAGCTCCCTGCCCCTTCTTGGCCCAGGTGTCCAGGCTCACAGCCCATCCCTGCTTGCCAGCGTCCCCCACCCTGCTTCCCTCAGCACAGGGACCTCCACCCTGGGGTCCCACTCTCTTAATCGCCACACTCAGCAA contains:
- the C4H6orf15 gene encoding uncharacterized protein C6orf15 homolog, translated to MRVLSRMQGRVAGSCAPLGLLLVCLHLPGLFARSIGVMEEKVSQNLGTSLPRVGQPSLTGPFNSEHPQPSLDPRSNDLARVPLKLSAPPPDGLSPAGGSGVQRWPPSRGLPAVDSWPPEDPWKMMAAVAEDHLGGVMPEELSYLSNAAALPPGSDPLPGESSADPTDPSSKALVLYHDLESRRLPPSNPLGARGKILSQHPFWSLIHRLLPGHPWGTLNPSVSWGGGGPGTGWGMRPMPYPGGIWGINNQPPGTSWGNTNRYPGGSWGNMNRYPGGSWGSIHLYPGINHPFPPGVLQPPGSSWNIPASFPNPARPGLQWG